The genomic region AGAGATAACTAGTTGAAGTGGTGGGCAATTATGATCATCAAATGGAAAGCTAGCCACCTGAAGAGAGAATTTGATATTGTAGATGAAAGCAGCAGTTGGTTTGTAAAACAAATCTAAGTGCTGAAAAAACCTAAAACCCAAGTGAAACAGAAAGCTGACACATGTAGTCTAGGTGTTGGAAATTAATCAAGACATCTGCATGAACACTCTATTTCCTTGGAACATTTATGATCACATTAAAAGAGATAATGTTGTTAAGTAGAGTAATATTATATGGTCTAGTAATCAATAATTATTCCACGATTTCCCAGGCTGAGAAACCACGTTAACAATATGGGCTATGATATGTAACacctaaaaaaataataaataaaattctaacaacaTGCATGGATTGGCTTCTCTAAAATGATACTCACACCTTCAATCTAAAGGTGCTTCAAAGGGAATAAGCAACAGTTTCCCCAATAGTTCCAGGTGCAACACCACATGCCAGGCGAGTTGTCACACTCAACTCAGAATCTTGCACTAGACCAAATGGATTGGATTTAACTAACCAATCTTTCAAAGACTCATAAACAGCAAAGTTTAGATCTACAATGGAACCTGGGAAAcaagaaaaacaattaaaaataagaaaGCATTAATTCTAATAACAGCACTACAGCAGGAGAGGTGGGGGTGGAGAACTGTAGGGAGTTAATTATATCAGTTGCATGAATTGCCTAAGCACAATATTATAATTTGTCATATTTGCCATTATGATCATGACTGTAATCATCAACTTTATAAAGaattaaaaatgaaaagattATTCACAACTCTAATGACTGAAGGAAGCCAACCCTTATATAAAGCACGTGGGCCTTCTTCTCTAAGCACAGTTGTCAAAGCATGGAACATCCCTCTGTACTGGTAAGGAAACTTCTCTGTCTGCAAATACAACAAAAAGCATACTATAAATATTAAGAGCAGTAGAGCACAAAGAACACGAAGAAAACCAATGTTATATCTTCTCTCTATGTGATTTGCAAACCAAGCAATTGGTAAACAGAAAAATGAAGGTAAAGATGTACCTGTACAGTTATCCTGCCTCGAACCATATCCATTGGATAAGTTGCGGACATGGCAATTATTCCAGCACGTGCTCCAGCTCCAAGATGTAAACAGGAGTCAGCTGAGATCCTCTaccaaaatcataagaaaaacagTTAGACAAACAGGGTTTTATAACTGAACCCACTCCCagcccctttcctttctttgatTGAGAAAAGTGCTACTTCTTATTAATTTTCATCgttaagtttttataggtacATCTGTGAAAATATCAGTTAATGAGAAAGCAGTAACTGGAGACCAAAACCTGCAATCCCTCTTGCCCAACACCAAAAAACTAGATGGGGAAAGAAAACAATAAATACGGTCATATCATTTCCAGTTTTTTGCTGATACAGCTGCAGTATAGATCTGAGAGAAAACAATAGTCAATGAAACAGGACAGGGACACTTAAAAATATGTCAGATGCAATGAACAAAAAACTGAAACTTGTTAAATGAAACTGCTCCCTATATTCTGCAGTTCAAATCAGACACTACAAGAAACTTGGTGTATTACTAATTACTTACAGTCTTTATTTGGATATACGTGAATAACCCCATCTTGTATTTCAAAGTAGTGCTGCATTACAAAACAAATTAACATTCATTTAATCACAGAAGATAAAATTGGGATATCTACCTCTTCGATGATGgaaaagtataaaataaattcataaaaaCTCACATCAGACTTTCCTTCAGGTGCATAAAAGAATGGTTGTGGGTTAGGCTTTGGAGTACTGGGGTCAGATATAACTTCTTTGTCCCATGGAGCAACCGCTTCtttaaaaacatatctttttctcATTTCAAGACACTCTTGAAGAACTACATAGACTTctacaaattaaaataattacagtTCATATAACAGTCCATATTCTCTAATTAACCACCTAATTCAACTAAACTAAATTAGTTGAACTAAACAAGCTAAACAGAATGAGCTAAACCAGATTAATCAAACAAAAATATTGGTGAGAGCATGATCAATCAATTATTGGTGGGAGCATGGAAATAATAGAGTGCAGTATTACAGTTAAACATAGCACAATTTCTGGATCTACTATGTCTCTTCATAGCAATAAGTGCTAAAtacaaaaagagaagttgaaatCAAATGAGAAAACATAATACATATAGTAGTAGTGGTAAGAGTTGCCTATAGACTATAGGGTTCCCTCCAATCTATATTTCCTTATTTAATTGCCATGTTACTACTATAAAATTGTACACATACAAATGAAAATAATCCATATAGGTAGCAGGTCCCCTATTCTGAATGCTTGTTCTTTATAAACtaacaaatatttaatttaaCCTTACCATCCTTTACACTGAGTAAAACCAAACAGAATGCTGATATCAATATCATGGTCCaatccaaaaaagaaaaagaaaaaggaacaaaTATATGTTATGTAAGGATAAGAAAcacttaaaaatataaaattgaagGTGCTACCTTATTCATGGCTGCCATTGCCTTACTA from Arachis ipaensis cultivar K30076 chromosome B02, Araip1.1, whole genome shotgun sequence harbors:
- the LOC107628207 gene encoding mitochondrial adenine nucleotide transporter ADNT1-like, which encodes MFLKKRLLHGTKKLYLTPVLQSLTHNHSFMHLKESLITTLKYKMGLFTYIQIKTRISADSCLHLGAGARAGIIAMSATYPMDMVRGRITVQTEKFPYQYRGMFHALTTVLREEGPRALYKGSIVDLNFAVYESLKDWLVKSNPFGLVQDSELSVTTRLACGVAPGTIGETVAYSL